The Candidatus Mycolicibacterium alkanivorans genome contains a region encoding:
- a CDS encoding IS256 family transposase yields the protein MKKSSQIQSADAIVSAMPEQVSVAMGEIAGNMQEGLLALAVGAGLQVMAALMEADVAELAGPKGKHDMTRTAVRHGRERGSVTLGGRRVPVTRPRVRAADGSGELPVASYELFSSTEILGKMAMEKMLAGLSTRRYPVGLEPVGERVTETSSATSKSAVSRKFVAMTETALAELLSRDLSGLDLVALMIDGVHFAESCCVVALGIDIEGTKHPLALVEGSTENATLVTELLVDLRERGLDVTRPMLVGLDGSKALRKAVVDVLDHPVIQRCQLHKIRNVKDHLPQRLRSSVGRKMTDAYHAGSALEAEAALLALAKELDRTHPGAAASLREGLDETLTVLRLGVPPTLARTLRSTNCIESMISVCREHASNVKRWRDGQMALRWCAAGMVEAGKQFRRVNGHQHLPTLRAALERECAESVGPVVHNDQVSAA from the coding sequence ATGAAGAAGAGTAGCCAGATTCAGTCCGCGGACGCGATCGTGTCGGCGATGCCGGAGCAGGTCAGCGTGGCGATGGGCGAGATCGCCGGGAACATGCAGGAGGGTCTGCTGGCGTTGGCCGTGGGCGCCGGCCTGCAGGTGATGGCCGCGTTGATGGAGGCCGACGTGGCCGAGCTGGCCGGGCCGAAGGGCAAGCACGACATGACGCGGACCGCGGTGCGGCACGGTCGCGAGCGCGGGTCGGTGACCCTGGGCGGGCGCCGGGTGCCGGTGACCCGCCCACGGGTGCGCGCCGCGGACGGGTCCGGGGAGTTGCCGGTCGCGTCCTATGAGCTGTTTAGCTCGACGGAGATCCTGGGCAAGATGGCGATGGAGAAGATGCTGGCCGGGCTCTCGACGCGGCGGTACCCGGTCGGGCTGGAGCCGGTGGGCGAGCGGGTCACCGAAACGTCTTCGGCCACAAGCAAATCGGCGGTTTCTCGCAAGTTCGTGGCGATGACTGAAACCGCGCTGGCCGAGCTGCTGTCGCGGGATCTGTCCGGGCTGGATCTGGTGGCGTTGATGATCGACGGGGTGCACTTCGCCGAGTCCTGCTGTGTCGTGGCGTTGGGCATTGACATCGAGGGCACCAAGCATCCGCTGGCGCTGGTGGAGGGCTCCACGGAGAACGCGACCTTGGTCACCGAGCTGCTGGTGGACCTGCGGGAGCGGGGCCTGGACGTGACCCGCCCGATGCTGGTCGGCCTGGACGGGTCCAAGGCCCTGCGCAAGGCCGTGGTCGACGTGCTCGATCACCCGGTCATCCAACGCTGCCAACTGCATAAGATTCGGAACGTGAAAGACCATCTGCCGCAACGACTTCGGTCCAGTGTCGGCCGGAAGATGACCGACGCCTACCACGCCGGATCGGCGTTGGAGGCCGAGGCCGCGCTGCTGGCCCTGGCCAAGGAACTCGACCGCACCCACCCCGGGGCGGCAGCGAGTCTGCGTGAGGGCCTAGATGAGACCCTCACGGTCCTGCGCCTGGGTGTACCGCCGACGCTGGCGCGGACGTTGCGCTCGACGAACTGCATCGAGTCGATGATCTCGGTCTGCCGTGAACACGCGAGCAATGTCAAGCGCTGGCGCGACGGGCAGATGGCGCTGCGCTGGTGCGCCGCCGGGATGGTCGAGGCCGGCAAGCAGTTCCGCCGCGTCAACGGTCATCAGCACCTACCGACACTGCGAGCAGCCCTCGAGCGTGAGTGCGCCGAATCTGTCGGACCCGTCGTGCACAATGACCAAGTGAGCGCAGCCTGA
- the sigJ gene encoding RNA polymerase sigma factor SigJ codes for MTDSTVEALWHEHRKRVLDVSYRMLGTLTDAEDAMQETFVRLTRAGVEGIEDVEGWLVTVAGRVCLDMLRASATRRRYVGPWLPEPLIEQFASAPDPADQVTLDDTVRIALLAVLHTLSPAERVAFVLHDVFGLTFEAIAEIVGRSPAATRKLASRARAAIRDDPEPRFDVTAAQAQSVAERFAAACAGGDIADLAAVLAPDVVGEFDSGGRIAGAPQSARVGAGLVSIVLANSLFGAGADFRVADVNGQPGVVVSLRGQVMAVIDLETDGHLVRAIRTIGNPEKLAHLNR; via the coding sequence ATGACCGATTCGACCGTGGAAGCCCTCTGGCACGAGCACCGCAAACGCGTCCTGGATGTCAGCTACCGCATGCTGGGTACGCTGACCGACGCCGAAGACGCGATGCAGGAGACGTTCGTGCGGCTGACGCGTGCCGGCGTCGAAGGAATCGAGGACGTCGAGGGTTGGCTGGTCACCGTCGCCGGACGGGTCTGCCTCGACATGCTTCGGGCGAGCGCGACCCGCCGCAGATACGTAGGTCCCTGGTTGCCCGAGCCGCTGATCGAGCAGTTCGCCTCCGCACCCGACCCTGCCGACCAGGTCACCCTCGACGACACCGTCAGGATCGCGTTGCTGGCCGTGCTGCACACTCTGAGTCCCGCCGAGCGGGTCGCCTTCGTACTGCACGACGTGTTCGGGCTGACTTTCGAGGCGATCGCCGAGATAGTCGGGCGCTCGCCGGCGGCAACACGCAAGCTTGCCAGCCGTGCCCGCGCGGCAATCCGCGACGATCCCGAGCCGCGCTTCGACGTCACGGCCGCACAGGCCCAGTCGGTGGCCGAACGGTTCGCGGCGGCCTGCGCCGGCGGCGATATCGCCGACCTCGCCGCGGTGCTGGCCCCCGATGTCGTCGGCGAGTTCGACTCCGGCGGCCGCATCGCGGGTGCACCGCAAAGCGCCCGGGTCGGCGCCGGACTCGTGTCGATCGTGCTGGCCAATTCGCTCTTTGGGGCGGGTGCGGACTTCCGCGTCGCCGACGTCAACGGCCAGCCCGGCGTCGTCGTGTCACTGCGCGGTCAGGTGATGGCGGTCATCGACCTGGAAACCGACGGCCACCTCGTCCGCGCCATCCGCACGATCGGCAATCCGGAAAAGCTTGCTCATCTCAACCGCTGA
- a CDS encoding alpha/beta fold hydrolase: MNIHINDPRNAALHTPARPDWLPETVWPFPLHELDVDGRRLVYTDTGGGGPVVLMVHVGLWSLLWKGLITELAPRFRCITLDVPGSGLSDTAPATLAAASDAIGRFTDHLDLHDVCLVVHDTGGWATMAAVGAKQSRADRVSRVVAVNTFGWRPRGVLRLALLFMGSAAIREFTVRTGFLAWASATRFGVGRHFDRATKRAWRRCLRPHARRRFLHHMFTDAAKDRATSQAAERGITALAERPTMTVFGQFGDYFSFRRGWRRIRPTMTDLTVPWGLHFPQSDNPALVAEAISEWHRGA, from the coding sequence ATGAACATTCACATCAACGATCCTCGCAACGCAGCCCTCCACACCCCGGCACGTCCGGACTGGCTTCCCGAAACCGTCTGGCCATTTCCCCTGCACGAACTCGACGTGGACGGCCGGCGCTTGGTGTACACCGACACCGGCGGCGGCGGCCCTGTCGTGTTGATGGTGCACGTGGGATTGTGGTCGCTGCTCTGGAAGGGACTTATCACAGAGCTGGCGCCTCGGTTCCGTTGCATCACGCTCGACGTGCCCGGTTCCGGTCTGTCCGACACCGCACCGGCCACGCTGGCCGCAGCGTCGGACGCGATCGGACGCTTCACCGATCATCTCGATCTCCACGACGTGTGCCTGGTGGTGCATGATACCGGCGGCTGGGCGACCATGGCCGCGGTCGGCGCTAAGCAGTCACGCGCCGACCGCGTGTCACGGGTGGTCGCCGTCAACACTTTCGGCTGGCGACCGCGCGGCGTGTTGCGGCTGGCCCTGTTGTTCATGGGCTCGGCCGCGATACGTGAGTTCACGGTGCGGACAGGGTTCCTGGCCTGGGCCAGCGCCACCCGGTTCGGAGTCGGCCGACACTTCGACCGGGCCACCAAGCGAGCCTGGCGACGCTGTCTGCGCCCGCACGCCAGACGTCGGTTCCTGCATCACATGTTCACCGACGCCGCCAAAGACCGCGCCACATCGCAGGCCGCGGAACGCGGAATCACGGCGCTGGCCGAACGGCCCACGATGACGGTCTTCGGGCAGTTCGGCGACTACTTCTCCTTCCGCCGCGGCTGGCGTCGCATTCGCCCAACCATGACCGACCTGACCGTGCCGTGGGGCCTCCACTTCCCACAATCGGACAATCCAGCCTTAGTCGCCGAGGCCATTTCCGAATGGCATCGGGGCGCCTGA
- a CDS encoding flavodoxin domain-containing protein, with protein MMGVLVVFGSKRGGTAGLADMIGDALTETGCDAFVCPADGVADFVRVDAVIVVGALYANRWHRDARRFVRRNAEALRGLPVWLVSSGPLDDSAERQDIPPTKQVLKLVDAVGARGHVTFGGRLAPDAKGFPASAMAKTKAGDWRNQAHVQRWVETVVNQLQSLKPGRAQS; from the coding sequence ATGATGGGTGTTCTCGTCGTATTCGGTTCCAAGCGGGGCGGCACGGCTGGGCTGGCAGACATGATCGGCGACGCCCTCACGGAGACCGGATGCGACGCTTTCGTGTGTCCCGCCGACGGTGTAGCTGATTTCGTTAGGGTGGACGCGGTGATCGTCGTCGGGGCGCTGTACGCCAACCGGTGGCACCGTGACGCTCGGCGATTCGTCCGGCGCAACGCCGAGGCGCTTCGCGGCCTGCCAGTGTGGCTGGTCAGCAGCGGTCCCCTGGACGATTCGGCTGAGCGCCAAGACATTCCGCCAACCAAACAGGTGCTGAAGTTGGTCGACGCGGTGGGTGCGCGCGGTCACGTCACGTTCGGCGGCCGCCTGGCACCGGACGCGAAGGGCTTTCCCGCAAGCGCGATGGCCAAGACCAAAGCCGGCGATTGGCGCAACCAGGCCCACGTCCAGCGCTGGGTCGAAACCGTGGTGAACCAGCTTCAATCGCTCAAGCCCGGACGCGCCCAGTCTTGA
- a CDS encoding phosphoribosyltransferase — protein MTMFDDRGDAGRQLAQRLDYLCGQDVVVLGLPRGGVPVAFEVARALQAALDVLVVRKLGVPFQPELAFGAIGEDGVRVLNDDVVREAHLDGDDMDAVERKQRIELQRRAERFRRGRDRIPLTGRVAVIVDDGIATGATAKAACQVARAHGASRVVLAVPIGPDDIVARFAGYADEVVCLATPAYFFAVGQGYRNFTQTTDDEVIALLDRAQHDFAEAAAIDAAADPPLRDEEIQVTAGSVSLAGHLTIPQNPVGIVVFAHGSGSSRHSPRNRYVAEVLNQAGLATLLFDLLTPTEERNRANVFDIDLLAGRLVDVTGWLAGQPDTAALPVGYFGASTGAGAALAAAADPRVDVVAVVSRGGRPDLAGDSLARVGAPTLLIVGGRDDVVLELNRRAQAAMPGECDLAVVPGATHLFEEPGTLEQAAVLARDWFINQLSPAIAHH, from the coding sequence ATGACGATGTTTGACGATCGCGGAGACGCCGGACGCCAGTTGGCCCAGCGTCTGGACTATCTGTGCGGCCAGGACGTTGTCGTCCTCGGCCTGCCCCGTGGCGGCGTGCCCGTGGCCTTCGAGGTTGCCAGGGCGCTGCAGGCCGCCCTCGACGTACTCGTGGTGCGCAAACTCGGCGTGCCGTTTCAGCCCGAACTGGCCTTCGGCGCCATCGGCGAGGACGGCGTGCGGGTGCTCAACGATGACGTCGTGCGCGAGGCACACCTCGACGGTGACGACATGGACGCCGTCGAACGCAAGCAGCGCATCGAACTGCAACGCCGCGCGGAACGCTTCCGCCGCGGGCGTGACCGGATCCCATTGACCGGGCGGGTCGCCGTGATCGTCGACGACGGCATCGCGACCGGAGCGACCGCCAAGGCGGCATGCCAAGTCGCCCGCGCGCACGGGGCGAGCCGTGTGGTGCTGGCGGTTCCGATCGGCCCTGACGACATCGTCGCGAGGTTCGCCGGTTACGCCGACGAGGTGGTGTGCTTGGCGACGCCGGCGTACTTTTTCGCGGTCGGGCAGGGTTACCGCAACTTCACCCAGACCACCGACGACGAGGTGATCGCGCTGCTCGATCGCGCCCAGCACGACTTCGCAGAAGCTGCCGCGATCGACGCCGCCGCCGACCCACCGCTGCGCGACGAGGAAATCCAGGTAACCGCCGGATCGGTCTCGTTGGCTGGGCATCTGACGATCCCGCAGAACCCGGTCGGGATAGTGGTGTTCGCGCACGGCAGCGGCAGCAGCCGCCACAGCCCCCGCAACCGTTACGTGGCCGAGGTCCTCAACCAGGCCGGGCTGGCCACGCTGCTGTTCGACCTGCTCACCCCTACCGAGGAACGTAACCGCGCCAACGTCTTTGACATCGACCTGCTGGCTGGGCGACTCGTCGATGTCACCGGCTGGCTGGCCGGCCAACCCGACACCGCGGCGCTGCCCGTCGGCTACTTCGGGGCGAGCACCGGGGCGGGCGCGGCGCTGGCCGCGGCGGCCGATCCCCGGGTCGACGTGGTTGCGGTCGTTTCCCGCGGGGGGCGGCCCGATCTCGCGGGCGACTCGCTGGCCAGGGTCGGTGCACCGACACTGCTGATCGTCGGCGGTCGTGATGACGTGGTGCTGGAATTGAATCGACGAGCCCAGGCCGCAATGCCCGGTGAGTGCGATCTCGCTGTGGTTCCCGGCGCCACACACCTTTTCGAGGAGCCGGGCACGCTCGAGCAGGCCGCGGTGCTGGCCCGCGATTGGTTCATCAACCAGCTGAGCCCCGCTATCGCACACCACTAG
- a CDS encoding DUF4193 family protein yields MAGADLVGEDITVAVIPKKAEEFTCSNGF; encoded by the coding sequence CTGGCCGGCGCCGATCTCGTCGGCGAAGACATCACCGTGGCGGTCATCCCGAAAAAAGCCGAGGAATTTACCTGCTCGAACGGCTTCTGA
- a CDS encoding DUF2267 domain-containing protein has product MSENTRVSALDHALQAAHIWVNEVAKEFDTDDREFAYGVLRAWLHTLRDRLTVEASAQFAAQLPDLIRGVFYAGWNPNAVPDKYDAEVYALRFAKEACIAVNDVGKAAAATTAAVSRHLPAAQVHKALDHLPVDIRSLLQPQA; this is encoded by the coding sequence ATGTCCGAAAACACGAGGGTGTCAGCCCTTGACCACGCGCTGCAGGCAGCACATATCTGGGTCAACGAGGTGGCCAAGGAGTTCGACACCGACGATCGGGAATTCGCCTACGGGGTGTTGCGGGCATGGCTGCACACCCTGCGCGATCGGCTCACCGTGGAAGCGAGTGCCCAGTTTGCGGCGCAGTTGCCCGACCTGATCAGGGGTGTCTTCTATGCGGGCTGGAATCCCAACGCGGTCCCCGACAAGTACGACGCCGAGGTGTACGCGCTGCGGTTCGCCAAAGAGGCATGCATCGCGGTCAACGATGTCGGCAAGGCGGCCGCAGCGACCACAGCCGCGGTGTCGCGCCACCTCCCGGCCGCCCAGGTGCACAAGGCCCTCGATCACCTCCCGGTAGACATCCGCAGCCTCTTACAGCCCCAGGCGTGA